Part of the Deltaproteobacteria bacterium genome is shown below.
ATTAACAACATCTGCCGCAGGAACCATCGATCTCGAGCTGGAGCGTGGCGAGCATCACTTTGAAGGAGCGATCTTTCAGGGTTCCGCTGGATCTGCTTACGTGGCGCGCAGATCCTTCACCGTCAATCGCGATACGCGCGAACTATCCTTTACCGTCCCTACTGAGATCGTGCGTATTGAAGTGCCTGACGATGTCGGATTCGACCGAGCTGTTTACATCACAGGCCAAGGCGATCTACTTGGCAATTGGCAGCGCGGCGAAAAACTCAAGTACAGTGGCAAGACCAAGACCTGGACATACAATGGCACGCTCAGTAAAGATTTAGAGTTTAAGCTATTCGTCGCCCCTTGGGTGGACGATAAGTTTATCACCATGGCGGGTAGTAACATCCGGTGGGAACCTATTCCCGGTAATCACCGCGTCGGCGAAGGCGGTATCCCCTACCATAGCGGCTACAACCACCGCATCAAGCTAGGCCTCTAAGCAGCACAGGCTAAACAAGAAATATCGCTGGCCTAAGGGTCACGGTGATGGCTACTGGCGTCCACCGTGGATGCATAGTCATTTGCATTTTTTTATTCAAAATTTTTGCTTAAACCTTTTAACTATATGTATTTAAATAATATTTTTACCTAAAGTTTTTATAAAATAATCCGATAAGTATTTTGCAAGTGACGAGGCCATGGGCGGTCACGGAGTCAGCGCCTGAGAGCTAAGTCATGAACAGATAGTCGGTTACCCCAGCACCTAAACACAAACCACAGAAACCCCAACCCTAACTCCCAAGGATTAGACACAATGAGACACGTACTTTTAATGTTAGCTCTAGCAGCGCCTGTAGTTGTCAGTTGCGGCACCAGCGAAGAGCAAAGCGCTGGTAGTTTATCAGAAAAATTTGACGACGGTCTGAGCCTCACCAAGGGTGGGTTCAAAAAGAAGACTAAGAAGGCGAAGGCAGGCAAGGACATTGATGCCGGTGCTGCAGACGCCCTATCACAGCCTTCATGCGGCACCACCATCTATGATGGTAGCGCTAAAGAACATGCTGGCGTTAGTTCAGTAACAATTACTGGCGACACACAACAAAAGGGCCTAGCTCTTGGTACAGCTGTGAAGCAAAATGAGGAGTGTGTTGGGGATCCTACTGATTCAGTCTCAAGCGATGACAAACTTATCAGGTGCAATCAGTTCTACTGCACAGACGGCACAAAGCGGTATCCGCGTCCTGGCGCGCCAGTCATACCAGTTAAACCGGTGCAGCCGATCAGGCCCTACCCCGGCTCCCTGGCGTGCAGTGCGATAGGCAGACTACCGTCATGTATTAAAACCGGCACAGGCTATACGGTACATGAATACAAGACTAAGCCAGGAACGTGCGACTGGCTCCCGGCTCTGGGAGACATCGTAAAGGGGTCTCTGTGCAAAGGACTGCCAGGGGCAGAGGGACTTTGGATCGAGTGAATTTGAAAACATCGTCCATGAGACATCCTCACGGGATACCTACGCGCTACCAACGTGGCGCTTAGGTTTTTTACTTTGCAATTAGCCTCAAGTTAACGACGTAACGCTGTACCCAAGTACGCGAAAAATTGGCGCAAATAATCCTAAAGTTTGTGCAAAAAACCACCGATAAGAATTATGAACCCCAAAGAGAGGGATCGTAGGGTGACGAAGACTGAACTACATAAAATCGCCGCCACCGTGGCACCGACCAGTTTTACGGATCCCGTGGACTATCTCGGTGCTGTCTACGGCGCGATTAAAGATGCAGTCGCTCGCTACGGTTACGAACGTTTTTCGACCGATCTTGGTTTTGGCGCCAACAATATCGCTTATCTCATGCTGCATAGGCAACGACCACTGACGCGCAAGACTGCCGTCAAGATTGCTAGCGCCCTAGGTTTACGAAACCTGGATCGCCGCTACTTTCTGCAACTAGTCGAAGCTCAGCGCAGTAGCGGTGATCCGGAGCGCCCGGAAGTTTTCGAGCGCCTCGTCGATCTCAAAGCCAAAGCCCTGCCCAAAGCGCTGCCGCGCCAGCAGCTTGAGTTTTATAATCAGTGGTATCACAGCGCCATCCTGGCTCTGCTTGATTTGCCCGATGCCAAAGACGATCCCGAGTGGATTGCATCACAGCTGATGCCGCACGTCACTCCCAGTAGAGTAAAGGATAGTCTCGCCCTCCTTAAAAAGCTGGACTATATCGCCTACGACGAGGCTGCAGGCCGTCTCAAGCTCACGAGGAAGGTAGTAAATACCGGACCCGAAGTGCTGGGTCTTGCGATCATTCGCTACCATCAGCAGATGTTGACACTGGCACGCGATGCGCTAACCGACACTGCACCCGAGGATCGGGACATCAGTAGCGTGACGATCTCTATCGCGTCCCATCAACTGACTGACATTAAGACCAAGATCCATGCGCTGCAAAATGAGCTACTCGCGATGTCAGAAGCAGCAACCAATGCCGACGAGGTTGCTCAGATCAACGTCCAAGTTTTTCCCATTGCCCGTATCAACAAGAAGGGGCGCTAGCATGAAGTCACGGATCACAAACGCCCTAAAATGGCTAAGCAGCCTTTACCTCGCCCTGCACCTCATCAATTGCGGTGGCGTCGTCGTCGGCAACCCCCACGGCAGCGGCACGGGCGGCGGCGGTACGACTACGGGTTCTATCAAACTGGCCGTTGTTGACCCCATGAGCAGCAGTTTTAGCCAGGTATACTTCAACGTCAAAGGCGTGCATTTGATTGGGGTCGAGACCTCAGAAATTGTTCCACTA
Proteins encoded:
- a CDS encoding TIGR02147 family protein translates to MNPKERDRRVTKTELHKIAATVAPTSFTDPVDYLGAVYGAIKDAVARYGYERFSTDLGFGANNIAYLMLHRQRPLTRKTAVKIASALGLRNLDRRYFLQLVEAQRSSGDPERPEVFERLVDLKAKALPKALPRQQLEFYNQWYHSAILALLDLPDAKDDPEWIASQLMPHVTPSRVKDSLALLKKLDYIAYDEAAGRLKLTRKVVNTGPEVLGLAIIRYHQQMLTLARDALTDTAPEDRDISSVTISIASHQLTDIKTKIHALQNELLAMSEAATNADEVAQINVQVFPIARINKKGR